tcgaagaattcaaatatcaaaaaatgttcaactcgtgaccaaacaacactgataattattTCATGCCCTatgcgcattcgtgaattaaaaTGTATTGTATCATCAGTTGTAGAAtatttctctatttgaattcttcgataaGTTTTCTATAAGTATCACAGTGGCGGACCCTTTTTTTgcatcaatgcatttgaatggggacatatcgTTGGAACCCCCAGAGGcgaatttaggggggggggggggggggcagggggttatatagggaatcactgaatcgtgactggagtgggccccctgtttggcagtcagtgccccccccccccccctttgtcatGGGTTAGGAACCTCTCTTTTTAATAtaactggatccgcccctgtatcaTCATGTTTCTCTTTGTAGTTAGTAGGAGCTGAAGGTACTGGAAAACATGAATTAGCCAAAGGAATTATTTCTATTGATGAACCTTTCTCTGTGCAGATGTAAGTATGATCACAATGTAGGTTTGAACTTCTTGATACTACCGGTACTTAATATGAATAGCACAAAGGAGGGTCTGAAAAggatttacagaatagagaattatTTGCAAAAACTGCAGAAGAAAGGAcagacaaaaaaaagaaaaaggaataaTTGGGGTCTAGATTACAAAGAATGGAGAGCATGGAGAGTCCAGGGGTgcaagattatataaaaaaaaaagaaaatagtacaaaaaaataaagatatgtcaGAAGGACCCCAATCGAGACACTCTTACACTCTTacatgaattatcaagaatgtgacaGCAGACCAGACAACACCATGTGAACACTATTTAACAATACCTCTCAAAAATGAATGTCAAATATTGGctcagatacatgtacatgatgtagataCCTGATGGTCATTAGTACAGGTGGTACAAATGTAAATGTGGTGGATTAAACAAGTTTTATATGTGCGACTCACACAAATTTATGTTAATTATCACTACAATATTTTTGGATTTAATAACCACACTATCAAAAACTACAAAAAGGCATGTTGGTGACATGTCAATTTACTAGTTATATTTTCAGTTATATCTTTTTTAGTCGTACAGCCACATGTTTACCACTATCTACTGAAGATGAGGAAAGCAGACCTAGGATTGATTTTATATGCTTCATTGTAGATCTAACCAACAGAGAAAGgtaacatcttttttatttgttgagTCTTGTTGTATATAAATAGCTACTGAAATTCCTATATTCCAAGATGCAGGAAACACAGGTTTGAGGTGGTGCTCCCTAACATGCATAAGGCCTTGTTGTTCAAAACAACTTTTTCAGCACCTgattttattattctgttttaagcCATTTGCAATTTTCTTTGAGTATTAAATAAGTATTTggaatttgaaaacaaaagacaataaaataaatcaaataactctgttaacatggttaaagcttcttttgaaagaaaaaagtttataatCATAGAAAGTCAAAGAccatattaaaattgattttctgCTTCTTTAAGTATTACTTATTTTAAAGctgatgtgtcaaagagaaaagcAAAGAGttccaatgggtcttcaacacagtgagaaaatccagCCCCCTTAGGCAAAACTTTACCTGTTGATCTAGAGATCATGGCATTCATACTTGATGTATCAGCTGCTGTACCTCACAAAAGATTTCATACAGCAATATTATGAATATCACTGCTAGCTGTCAGCCATaatttaatatatacattttatttaattctCACTTATTAACATAAGGAATACTGTTCTTCTTTCAGCATGAGAGTGGTTGAGGAATCAGTCAAACATGTAGACCTCAGATATTTTCTAGGAAGATCTTGTTTTGTGGCTTTAAAAGGTACATAATTGTAGGCAGGAGATATTAGATTAATGCATTTCCTataaagggggtctcattggggggttctgatcccagatcccactgactgttttgtcagattcccgtatcccgcttatactatgtaCCTAAGCAattattctaatttttttataatttcctgtgtcccgctagaccttaattcccgttttcacggcacaataatttgactttccccGTGTCACGCTTACGAAAAACAGCAATcctgcgtcacgcttagaccccaatgagacccactataaAGACATTAAGTCAAAGTTATATTAGTATAAGGCCAAACATCGATCAGACATTGCTTGAATGATTTGTATGTGACCATGAGGGTCCTGACATTTAGTAGACTTAGAAGATCTTGTTTTGTGGACTTAGCTAGACATCTGGTATTTGATGTGAATATCATGTTATATGATAATGAAGGTTACAGTTGTTAGACTGGAAGGCAGTAGGTATATCATGCAAGGATCATGTTTCTATGGCCATAAAGGGTAAAAAATATTACATACCCACTTCACAGAAGTCCAGAAAATTTCGTGTTCAAAAGTGCAAGCAAAatgcatgtacaaaatgtatgcaaatatttgcaaAGAAAATTTTGCCGGTAAGAGGAAattcaaaatgcaaattttatgTTACTCTGTACCATTGACATCAAAAGGCAATGTGTAGTTTATTGGACACTTGAAATTCAAGgattcacatacatgtatattccagCTTAAGACATCCACGAAAAGTATTAACCATGAATGAATATGAAGCTACAGACCAAGTATCTTTCCTTTTCAAATTGCAAAGAATTTActgtaattttatatttaagtttAAAAACACGTGTGATGAAGACAGATTCTACTGTAATAGGGTTTAATACGTATGAGgtatatgttcttttttttattgtagtgAAATGTCCTGAGAAGAGAGGAGTTGGTTTGGAGTTAGTTTCTGAGTTCTGTGATCATTATGGTGCTCCTATATTGTATGGAGCACTTGAGGTAATACTTTACAATAATACAGCATAGCTCCTATATTGTATGGAGCACTTGAGGTAATACTTTACAATAATACAGTAAAGCTCCTATATTGTATGGAGCACTGGAGGTAATACTTTACAATAATACAGTATAGCTCCTATATTGTATGGAGCACTTGAGGTAATACTTTACAATAATACAGTATAGCTCCTATATTGTATGGAGCACTTGAGGTAATACTTTACAATAATACAGTATAGCTCCTATATTGTATGGAGCACTTGAGGTAATACTTTACAATAATACAGTATAGCTCCTATATTGTATGGAGCACTTGAGGTAATACTTTACAATAATACAGTAGTGCACTTTACAATAAGAATGATTTTAAACTGAATGAACATGTGCATGCTGTTATACAATTCTTTTTTTAACATCCAGGGACAAAATAGTGCACAACTGTTTGATTAAGTTACTTCAcatgacttatatttttttttgtcggaATATAACTTGAAATTTATGACACAAAAATGCATCAATTTTTAAAGCatgcaaaaatcaaatcaaaacacTGGATGCTAGGTGCTAGGTCCTGATGATCCACTGGCCATGTAACTAGCCTAGTGGTATTAACATTGATGTCCCTtctttaaaattgcaaaaataaacacacacaatttttttctgaatttacattatttAGACACATGTTTAGGGTTAAGCTGATACAGATAGCCACCCACCCACACtttgcatacctgccaactgtcactatttgcgggggatttcccccatggaggcacccaaatggaaattttaaaagAGCAATTGtgtccacaatttaaacaaaacaattaattttacaatggctaTATAGGCTTGTAAAAGTATAAAGAAGCcagaaaacaacattaaaatatatttgaaggcccccataaaggttttgtaggactatgAGAGCCATCTTacacgcaaaacccccatgggcattttgaagtTGTCAGGTTATGACTTTGACAACAATTCTGGTCGAAGTGGAAAATAATATTACTCTGATAAAGTtgaataattattatttaaatgtacAATTACTATCATAACCAGTCTAGTGattgaaaatgttttgattttttttccagacTGATCAAGAacagataactcttgcaaaacaGATTCTAAACATGGCAAAAGTTTCAGCAGGATTAGTGAACAATATTTCTCCATTGTTAATAGACTCTACAAGAAGACCATATGATACACAATTATCATGATGATATACATTAATTTGAAGATGGGGATAAAAACTGaatatgaatagaaaaaaatcatcacTTTGGATGGATATTGAAATTGATTCTGCAGTtacaaaaacatttacaaaatgtataaaatgtcAAGTTTTCTTTTTAGTATAGAAACATTATATGTCGCATATCAACACGATGTAAATTCTATCCTCTATGAAATTCTTTCAAAGGGTGACTTGGGAATAGATATATGGTCTCTTTGATCTTCTTTCCTTACATCAGTAAAACCCCTGCCAAAGtggggatgtacaagtacgcagccaTTGTCAGGCCAGAATTGGGGTGTAAAATCTGATGCCTCGTGCACAAAGAGTTGAACACTCTGCATAtcaagaacccttgcaacaactctttaaggGTACCATAGGTGGCCTGCTGCAACACAAAATgtctgttcctatccaatataccctcatttacAAGTGGCTGTCAAAATTTTTGCCTGACCTTCTTCTAGAATGGCCTTCATTACAGGACCTATCAGTCATATATATTCTTAATTTGTTCCCTTccagaacatgcatgaaatagttTTCCCTGTAAGTTAAGCACCTAACAGTCAATCAATCCTAAAAAAATGTGAATTCACGTTCTGAGGTGTACTGTGACTCCCATTTTTTTAAGCACCTCTACAAGGAACAAAATATAAATTCCTCTAATTATCTCTTTTTGGGTGCATAAAGAATTTGGCAATTTCTCTTGATAATGAGCTCTCCATTTCCCCTAACATGAGAGTTATTTAACAGCAGAACATATGACCAAACAGCAATATCAGCCAAGATTAGACTAACGCCAAGCACATACACAATAAATAGAAAGGTACAGTAAAACCAGCAGCATCCAAAAAgataatacagtgaaacctgtctaaaccgaaaacctgtataaaccaaacatgttcgtgaaaaccgtcatatcaaattatgtgcgttgtgaacctgataaaaccaaacttcggccaaaaccgaacaaaatcttaagtcccaAAGAGGTTCCGtgtaaacaggtttcactgtaaaaCCTTATTTTTAACCAACAAACAAACCATGTTTTCCTAAAccaaaatatcaatcagtacacctACAACTGATTAAGTGTTAAAACTTCATGGGGCAATTCCAGAAAAGCATGCTCTTGTGCTAATCTTTCTTTCATGTTTGACAAACACCTTTCAATCCATTTGGATTTTAATCTAAATGCTCTGGATAAGTGATGAATGACGTaacaaaatatacatgatttTATTGGATCAACTACATTTTCAGTGCATACTAATGTCCTGTTTGTAATGATACTTGCTCCATCATATTAAGCTCATTTCTATCATCATAGACATACTTTTTCGTTCCAACTAATACAAATTTAACAGTTCATTTCTGCCTTTTTCACTTAACGACTCTCTAGTTTCACTTTAATGCCATGTTTTGCTCTCATTACAAGTTCAGGATTTATATCATAGTTGTGTCCTTCCACCAGCTTTACTTTGTATCTGAAAACAATAAATCACTATATAATGTACAACAGTAAAAGTTTTTCGACAACCTTTGTCATACCACTAATAAAAGATTTAGTAACCTAATGGTTGTTTCAAATATATGCATGATTAGGCtctgcatatatacatgtatcaataaataTTGTAACAACAATTTTGTATAAGTTTTGCCATCACAAATTTGGTTTCAAGAAACCCAAGTTTTCGTTGAAATATGGTGTGGTTCTGAAAAATATGTCAAGCTTGTGTTTTCGATAACTTTcctttttcacaaaaatattttcaaaaacaaacaaaaaatcggTGAGTTACTAATGTGATTCCTTTCAAGTATGATTTAATATGTAAATAGAGTGCCTTTAATTGAGGTACCACATAATATTTGGGGCTGGACATTAAGTGGAActttataacaacaacaacaaaactaaatatgaaaatattgatCGAATAATAGTTAACTTTAGTATTTTATACCTACCTATGAACCAACCTGCCTATAACTACTTTTATTTCATTCATAGCAAAATTCTGTCCGATACAATTTCTGTAATtagaaaatttgatttaatttgaaatatttaaaagttttaattttgaataCTCTTCGTAATTGACTTATACTtctaattgttttaatttgagCCATACTatatatgtttggtttttttttgtagctgATGAAATGTTTAATCAAACATACTCTTTTACAAGGCTCCACATGAGGGTGTCCAAGTAATCAGATAATCACATATTTTTTGCCGATATAATTGTATAACCATTAATTgttattttaaacaagataatcaaTTAATAAGAAATACAGTCCTTGATAATCAAATAATCCTGTAATATTTGGTCttgtaatcaaataatcactataGAAATGGCCAAGTAACATAaggaagctaccatttgatttttatggggggctaggatgaaaaattttgtcctgcattttttttttagttgtaatctctgtcctgcctttttatttttcactctattcggtcctgccttctttgcaaagtgtctcatcctgccttttttttttactcaaaactcctgtcctgcctatttttttcaaatttcatcctagcccccccataaaaatcaaatggtagctccctaatttaAAACCGTATGAGGAGTCTCACCTTGGGCCAGCAGCAAATGGAACAAAACTGTAAGGATGTCTTTCCGTTAAATCGTTTTGAAGAAATCTTTCTGGTTTAAACACCtgcaatataatatttattcATATGTTTTCATACTTTAATGACTtgttactatgttatatataatattttactttttgttttataatttcaagaACTAGATACAAGTAGTAAATAACTTGATTTAAAAGTATGTTGGTTGAAAACCATGGTTTATATAGATAAATATCTGCAATTTGATATTGTACATACTTGGATAAGTAATTAGTTAACATGAATCCCAACTTAAATCTAAGAGGAAAGTATATGGAGCTTAGATATGGTACACCAtgttaatttctatgttattCCATGGCTAAAGTTCCACCACATTTCTGAGGCCCCTCATTGGGGtgtcttttaaattaaaaagaaatcacCTATTCACATTCATAATCATTAACTACCTTCTTAAACAAGATAACCAAATAACCAAAACTTCAGACCTTGATTAGTAattaattatgaaatattttgtctggtaatcacataatcacaataATAACAGCAAAGTAATCATATAATAAACAAgtgaaggtcagtggttttctccgggtacttcagcttcctccaccaataaacaCTGGCGGCTATgcaatagcctaaatgcggtgcttaaaagtggcattaaaacatcacaactaaaataaatataaaaaaggccATGAGGAGGTTTATTTTCTGTTATTATTGTAAAAAGAATTTGTTATAATACCTCATGTTCCGGCCAAACATCAGGATGGTGGTGGATCATGTGTTGATTGACATCTACATTTACACCAGCAGGTATTACTACGTCACCAATCGTCATTGGTGATGTCAGCTGACGTGCGCCCATTGGAACAGGTGTAAACATCCTCATTGATTCTTTTACAAAAGCTGTCAGTTGTGGCATGTCTTGAAGATTTTCCCTGtcaaaatatatcaattacataTATTGCTACAACATGGTCAAATCCAATCTGTGACATTTGGACCTGATGTCTCATTCAGTTAAAACGGCATATGCCATAAAAGCACGAGGTTTGGCTAGTGactaaaccaggttcaaaccaccatttttttctcgaaatgtcctgtaccaagtcaggaaaatggaagTTGTTATCTTATTGTTCGtctctgtgtgtgttgcattgtcgtttttttgttttttttgttttgttcacttcagtgtttctgtcctttcgttaattgttttcctcttatagttgatgtgtttccctcagttttagtttgtaaacctgatttgttttctgtcattcgatttatgactttcaaacagcgacatactactgttgcctttattgaacaCCGGtttaaagtattagaaaaaaatccTTACTTCTATTATGTGTTTTTAACGACCTtcactggctataaagccctcgCATTTAACATTTTCCTTAAAAATGACGTAAGGTAATTTTTTAACGTGACCTTGCAACCTAAGGGGTATCATGCTGGACCCCCACATGTACAGACCACTCTGACATAGTCAACCCATACAGAatcaattaatattaaaaaaaaaactgctttcAATTCAGATAGTACAGGTAGATGTTTTCATCACTGGTCAGATGATACTAACGGTCGATGAATTGGGGCGATCTGAGGAACAGACATGACTAACATTgcaatgtttttcatttaaatagaATTCACACTAAAACAGAGATTTCGACTCATGATCTTAAGGCGATGCTTCCAGCATGACCACTACATCTTTTCAGTTTTTTGTAGCTACATGTTTCTCAGACTATTGCCACACTTAAATTTACCGTCACCACCAATCCATTCAGATCAATCTTGAAAAAAACCGCTGCTGATTTACTGGCAACGACTTAATTGAGGTTTTCCTATAATTGTTATTTGCTCTGTATTCTGGTTTCGTTTGACAGCATTCTTAGCTTACTTACCAACTGATTTCTTTGTTGTTTCTTAATAAGTTTGACATTTCTTTATAGACTATATCTTGTTCTCTTGAATATTTCCCAAGCGAGTATATTGCCCAACTTATTGCCGATGCTGTCGTATCATGACctagaaatttatgaaataagGAGTATGTTTAATGAAAACTCCTCTATCAATTTGTTtctcaaaataaaaatgaacacacCGTAATACGGCATCTGATAAAAGGCAAAGTGGTACGCAATATATGATAACCTAGCCTAAGATCTATAATTAAAAGTTAACTACATAGATGGTCACAACCACTAACAAGATAAATTACAAACTTTGACTCGAATCCAATATTAGTTGACCAGGATCGCAAGTTTTCCTAccgaaggtcagtggttctctATAATACTACCAAATTATAATCTTTATCATCATCATCGAATACGCTAAATCATAATCATCGTCATCAAATACTCCTAAATCAAAATCATCGTCACCGATTACTCCTAAATTAAAATCATTGTCACTGAATTCTCCTAAATTATGATCATCGTCACCGAATTCTCCTAAATTATGATCATCGTCACCGAATACTCTTTCATCATAATCCTCGTCACCGAATACTCCTAAATCTTAATATTCGTCAACGAATACACCTAAATAACAACTATCGTCACAAAAAACTCATTAAAAATGGAGGATTCGTGAGCTTGTTTTCGAGAAATaaaccattgaaaatttggcgagAAATTTTTCTCTCTGgatttttctttcacttaacattggcaacttttttgtttaaaaaaactatgaaaaaataacaaggatttcataagacttggaaatatggctttttaaacaatatgtaataaaaatatgaaaagagaAGTAGGGAttagtgggcaattttttttaatgttaatacatggataaaaccagaggattccgaaaatctgacaaaaattcaaaaaaaaagagGAGCATACATTCTTAAATCACAATCATTATCGTCACCAAATACCAAAATCACAATTCATCGTGAAGAAATAATACTCTATTTTGATATGCTCTATTTCTTACATAAAATGAATAAGGataaaaacatatgtatttaataagataaaacaaatcaacTTCTTAATGAGAATCTAACATactgaaatagaaatataaatatgTGATTCCTTTATTTACACTACCTTCAAACATAAAAGTGTCAACTTCGGCTCGAATATCTTCATCAGAAAGTCCTATTCCATTCTCGTCTTTGGCAGTTAGTAAAATGTCCAAAAAATCTAGATTGCGCTTTGTAGGTGGGCCTTCTTCAATCTattcattttaaacatatttacaatTAACAATAAACGTATCCATTAG
The window above is part of the Mytilus edulis chromosome 6, xbMytEdul2.2, whole genome shotgun sequence genome. Proteins encoded here:
- the LOC139527787 gene encoding centromere protein M-like, giving the protein MTATFLKPHNKLPQYNTVTVLLVGAEGTGKHELAKGIISIDEPFSVQIRTATCLPLSTEDEESRPRIDFICFIVDLTNRESMRVVEESVKHVDLRYFLGRSCFVALKVKCPEKRGVGLELVSEFCDHYGAPILYGALETDQEQITLAKQILNMAKVSAGLVNNISPLLIDSTRRPYDTQLS